A region of Culicoides brevitarsis isolate CSIRO-B50_1 chromosome 1, AGI_CSIRO_Cbre_v1, whole genome shotgun sequence DNA encodes the following proteins:
- the LOC134832731 gene encoding proteasome subunit alpha type-4, which yields MARRYDSRTTIFSPEGRLYQVEYAMEAISHAGTCLGILAKDGILLAAEKRDTNKLLDNVVFSEKIYKLNEDMVCSVAGITSDANVLTNELRLIAQRYQLNYGEPMPCEQLVSYLCDIKQAYTQYGGKRPFGVSILYMGWDKHYGYQLYQSDPSGNYGGWKATCIGHNAPAAVSALKQELNENELKTLSQAEDLAVKILSKTLDMTKLTAEKVEMATLTRENDKTVIKILSNDEVEKLIKKYEKIEAELEAAKKEKLGLKS from the exons ATG gctcGTCGATATGATTCCCGCACCACAATCTTCTCGCCCGAAGGTCGTTTGTACCAAGTTGAGTACGCCATGGAAGCTATTTCACATGCAGGTACTTGTTTGGGCATTTTAGCGAAAGACGGGATTCTCCTGGCTGCCGAGAAGCGCGACACAAACAAATTGCTCGACAACGTCGTCTTTTCCGAGAAAATTTACAAGTTAAATGAGGATATGGTGTGTTCCGTTGCCGGCATCACGTCAGATGCGAATGTTCTCACGAACGAACTGCGTCTCATTGCACAACGCTACCAACTGAACTACGGCGAGCCCATGCCCTGCGAGCAACTCGTCTCGTATTTGTGTGATATCAAGCAAGCGTACACGCAATACGGCGGCAAACGACCCTTCGGCGTCTCAATTCTCTACATGGGATGGGACAAGCACTACGGATACCAGTTGTACCAATCGGATCCGAGCGGAAATTATGGCGGATGGAAGGCAACGTGCATCGGACACAATGCTCCCGCTGCCGTATCAGCCCTGAAACAGGAACTCAACGAAAATGAGTTGAAGACGTTGTCACAAGCGGAAGATTTGGccgtgaaaattttgagtaaaacgCTCGATATGACAAAACTTACGGCGGAAAAGGTCGAGATGGCAACGTTGACGCGCGAAAACGACAAAACCGTCATCAAGATTTTGTCCAACGACGAAGTGGAGAAGTTGATTAAGAAATACGAGAAAATCGAAGC